In a genomic window of Pseudomonas mohnii:
- a CDS encoding succinylglutamate desuccinylase/aspartoacylase family protein yields MRHQIHDLLSPLPGTARQIHSFHFGPQPANGKIYIQSSLHADEMPGMLVAWHLKQRLAELEAAGRLRSEIVLVPVANPVGLEQVLMDVPLGRYELESGQNFNRWFVDLSEEVGNEIEGRLGDDPQHNLELIRDSLRNALARQTASTQLQCQRLTLQRLACDADMVLDLHCDFEAVAHLYTTPDAWPQVEPLARYIGAEASLLATDSGGQSFDECFTLLWWQLKERFGEHFDIPAGSFSVTVELRGQGDVNHPLASLDSQALIDYLIHFGAITGEPAPMPELPYPATPLAAVEPVATPVGGLLVFTALPGEYLEAGQLIAEIIDPIADRVTPVHCTAAGLMYARSLRRMATAGMVIAHVAGTEAYRSGYLLSP; encoded by the coding sequence ATGCGCCACCAGATACATGACTTGCTGTCCCCGCTGCCGGGGACCGCACGACAGATCCACAGTTTTCACTTCGGGCCGCAACCGGCCAACGGCAAGATCTACATCCAGTCCTCCCTTCACGCCGATGAAATGCCCGGCATGCTGGTGGCCTGGCACCTCAAGCAACGCCTGGCGGAGCTGGAAGCCGCCGGCCGCCTGCGCAGCGAAATCGTTCTGGTTCCGGTGGCCAATCCGGTCGGCCTGGAGCAAGTGCTGATGGATGTACCGCTGGGCCGCTACGAACTGGAAAGCGGTCAGAACTTTAACCGCTGGTTCGTCGATCTGAGCGAAGAGGTCGGCAACGAGATCGAGGGCCGACTGGGCGATGACCCGCAGCACAACCTCGAACTTATTCGTGACAGTTTGCGTAATGCACTTGCCCGGCAGACGGCCAGCACCCAGTTGCAATGCCAGCGCCTGACCCTGCAGCGGCTGGCCTGCGATGCAGACATGGTGCTGGACCTGCATTGCGATTTCGAAGCCGTCGCGCACCTGTACACCACACCGGATGCATGGCCCCAGGTCGAGCCTCTGGCCCGCTACATCGGTGCCGAGGCCAGCCTGTTGGCCACTGACTCAGGCGGGCAGTCGTTCGACGAATGCTTCACCTTGCTCTGGTGGCAGTTGAAAGAGCGCTTCGGCGAACATTTCGACATTCCGGCCGGCAGCTTTTCGGTGACCGTCGAACTGCGCGGCCAGGGTGACGTCAACCACCCGCTGGCCAGCCTGGACAGTCAGGCGCTGATCGATTACCTGATTCATTTCGGCGCGATCACCGGTGAGCCGGCGCCCATGCCCGAGCTGCCCTACCCGGCCACACCGCTGGCTGCTGTCGAACCCGTGGCCACGCCCGTCGGCGGCTTGCTGGTGTTCACTGCGCTGCCAGGGGAATACCTGGAAGCCGGGCAATTGATCGCTGAAATCATTGACCCGATCGCGGATCGCGTCACCCCCGTTCATTGCACCGCCGCCGGGTTGATGTACGCCCGCTCGCTGCGCCGCATGGCCACTGCCGGCATGGTTATCGCCCATGTCGCGGGCACCGAAGCCTATCGCAGCGGCTACCTACTTTCGCCTTGA
- a CDS encoding cysteine hydrolase family protein — MELEKNATLIIIDQQKGILHPRLGRRNNPQAEDRMLALLGHWRRSGRPIIHVQHLSRSEDSVFWPQQSGVEFQERFQPLPSERLIQKQVPDAFCSTGLEAFLRETGVEQLIIVGVATHNSVESTARTAGNLGFDTWVAEDACFTFDKVDFFGHARSAEEVHGMSLGNLHGEYATVVNSAQILMAD; from the coding sequence ATGGAGCTTGAGAAAAACGCGACACTGATCATCATCGATCAGCAAAAAGGCATCCTTCACCCCAGACTCGGCCGGCGCAACAATCCTCAGGCCGAAGATCGCATGCTGGCGCTCTTGGGCCACTGGCGTCGCAGCGGGCGGCCGATCATTCATGTGCAACACCTGTCCCGCTCGGAGGACTCGGTGTTCTGGCCACAACAATCGGGCGTCGAATTTCAGGAGCGGTTTCAGCCATTGCCAAGCGAGCGACTGATTCAAAAACAGGTGCCGGATGCGTTTTGCTCGACGGGGCTGGAGGCGTTTTTGCGAGAAACGGGAGTCGAACAATTGATCATCGTCGGCGTGGCGACCCACAACTCCGTGGAGTCCACGGCGCGTACCGCAGGCAATCTGGGGTTCGATACGTGGGTGGCGGAGGACGCGTGTTTTACCTTCGACAAGGTCGACTTTTTTGGGCATGCCCGTTCAGCCGAAGAGGTACACGGGATGTCGCTGGGGAATTTGCATGGCGAGTATGCGACGGTGGTCAATTCGGCGCAGATATTGATGGCCGATTGA
- a CDS encoding ABC transporter ATP-binding protein, whose product MYKLTIEGLHKSYGDHQVLKGVSLKANTGDVISLIGASGSGKSTFLRCINFLEQPNDGAMSLDGQAIRMIKDRHGMHVADPDELQRIRTRLAMVFQHFNLWSHMTVLENITMAPRRVLGCSKQEAEDRARRYLDKVGLAARVADQYPAFLSGGQQQRVAIARALAMEPEVMLFDEPTSALDPELVGEVLRVIQGLAEEGRTMIMVTHEMSFARKVSSQVLFLHQGLVEEEGAPEDVLGNPKSERLKQFLSGNLK is encoded by the coding sequence ATGTACAAACTGACCATCGAAGGCCTGCATAAAAGCTACGGCGATCATCAGGTGCTCAAAGGCGTTTCGCTCAAGGCCAACACCGGCGACGTCATCAGCCTGATCGGCGCCAGCGGCTCGGGTAAAAGTACCTTTCTGCGCTGCATCAACTTTCTCGAACAACCCAACGACGGCGCCATGAGCCTCGACGGCCAGGCGATCCGCATGATCAAGGATCGGCACGGCATGCATGTCGCCGACCCCGATGAGCTGCAACGGATCCGTACCCGCCTGGCCATGGTGTTCCAGCACTTCAACCTGTGGAGCCACATGACCGTGCTGGAAAACATCACCATGGCCCCGCGCCGGGTGCTGGGGTGCAGCAAGCAGGAAGCCGAAGACCGCGCACGACGCTATCTGGACAAGGTTGGCCTGGCAGCGCGGGTGGCGGACCAGTATCCGGCATTCCTCTCCGGCGGCCAGCAACAGCGGGTGGCCATTGCCAGGGCGCTGGCCATGGAGCCGGAGGTCATGCTGTTCGATGAGCCGACTTCGGCGCTCGACCCGGAGCTGGTGGGTGAGGTGCTACGCGTAATCCAGGGCCTGGCCGAAGAGGGCCGGACCATGATCATGGTGACCCACGAAATGAGCTTCGCCCGCAAGGTCTCGAGCCAGGTGCTGTTCCTGCATCAGGGCCTGGTGGAAGAGGAAGGCGCGCCGGAAGACGTGCTGGGCAATCCGAAGAGTGAGCGATTGAAGCAATTCCTCAGCGGTAACCTGAAATAA
- a CDS encoding transporter substrate-binding domain-containing protein — protein MKKALLTLSALALCVAAGSALAKEYKELRFGVDPSYAPFESKAADGSLVGFDIDLGNAICAELKVKCKWVESDFDGMIPGLKANKFDGVISSMTVTPAREKVIDFSSELFSGPTAYVSKKGSGITADVASLKGKTVGYEQGTIQEAYAKAVLDKAGVKTQAYQNQDQVYSDLTSGRLDAGIQDMLQAELGFLKSPNGADYEISKPVDSELLPAKTAVGIKKGNTELKALLDKGIKALHDDGTYATIQKKHFGDLNLYSGK, from the coding sequence ATGAAAAAAGCATTGCTGACCCTTTCTGCACTGGCATTGTGCGTTGCCGCTGGCTCCGCGCTGGCAAAGGAATACAAGGAATTGCGTTTTGGCGTTGACCCTTCCTACGCACCGTTCGAGTCGAAAGCGGCCGACGGCAGCCTGGTCGGTTTCGACATCGATCTGGGGAACGCAATCTGCGCCGAGCTGAAGGTCAAGTGCAAATGGGTCGAGAGCGATTTCGACGGCATGATTCCTGGCCTAAAGGCCAATAAATTCGACGGCGTGATCTCTTCGATGACCGTCACTCCGGCCCGCGAAAAAGTCATCGACTTCTCCAGCGAGCTGTTCTCCGGCCCAACCGCTTACGTGTCCAAGAAAGGTTCTGGCATCACGGCAGACGTCGCGTCGCTCAAAGGCAAAACCGTCGGCTACGAGCAAGGCACCATTCAGGAAGCCTATGCCAAAGCCGTTCTGGACAAGGCTGGCGTGAAAACCCAGGCCTATCAGAACCAGGACCAGGTGTACTCCGACCTGACTTCCGGTCGTCTCGACGCCGGGATCCAGGACATGCTGCAAGCCGAACTGGGCTTCCTGAAGTCGCCAAACGGCGCCGATTACGAAATCAGCAAGCCGGTCGACAGCGAACTGCTGCCAGCCAAGACAGCGGTCGGTATTAAGAAAGGTAACACCGAGCTGAAAGCCCTTTTGGATAAAGGTATCAAAGCGTTACACGATGATGGCACCTACGCCACCATTCAGAAGAAACACTTTGGCGATCTGAATCTGTACAGCGGCAAATAA
- a CDS encoding penicillin acylase family protein, whose amino-acid sequence MASPALTHFLPRFGVAAAVAGVLSLTGCQSFNAQDTVPPTSGVQPLKGLAQNVSVRRNAMGMPLIESSSFHDALFTLGYVHASDRITQMVTLRLLAQGRLAEMHGSDLLDADRYMRAVNLKKSAGELYKASSPRLKRFFEVYARGVNAYLFRYRDKLPADLAASGYKPEYWQPEDSALIFCLLNFSQSANLPEEISALVLAQTVSTDKLPWLTPSAPDEQLPVAESEKLQGIKLNGQVPGLAEISKATSQLAELNLLGATSSNNWAIAPQRSRSGKSLLASDSHGPMGVPSLFSYVQIRAPKYQASGVTIPGLPMVLGGFNGKVAWSTTSVMGDNQDLFLEKIKRQGNGLVYENGGKWQPAVVRNETYFVKGQRPIREAVYETRHGPLLNSAQGLAQGSGFGLALQTPSFTDDKTLDAFFDLSRAQNVEKASDASREIRAIALNLVFADASNIGWQVTGRYPNRREGEGLLPSPGWEGRYDWDGYADPMLHPYDQDPAQGWLGTANQRVIPHGYGMQLSNSWSAPERGERLAELAGVGKHDTRSLIAMQYDQTTTFAAKLKKMFAAPGMSQPLKQAIAALPAADGAKAREAFTRLMAFDGKLSPTSADAAIYELFLQESAKQIFLDELGPESSPAWKAFIANGKLSYAAQADHLLGREDSPFWDDVRTAQKEDKPAILARSLAAAISAGDSQLGGDHKAWQWGKLHRYEWKNASGQTVRGPLPAGGDHTTLNTAAFAWGQDFNTTLAPAMRFIVDFGQAEPLMGQNATGQSGNPASPNYLNSIEPWLKGQYQSLPMQPQNFDKVYGTKRLTLTPGK is encoded by the coding sequence ATGGCCTCGCCAGCCCTTACACATTTTCTACCCCGGTTCGGCGTTGCCGCAGCAGTTGCAGGTGTTTTGAGCCTGACCGGCTGTCAGAGCTTCAACGCACAGGACACCGTCCCGCCGACCTCCGGCGTACAGCCGCTCAAAGGCCTGGCGCAGAACGTTTCGGTACGCCGCAATGCCATGGGCATGCCGCTGATCGAAAGCAGCAGCTTCCACGACGCACTGTTCACCCTCGGCTATGTGCACGCCAGCGACCGCATCACGCAAATGGTCACCTTGCGCTTGCTGGCCCAGGGTCGTCTGGCCGAGATGCACGGTTCGGACCTGCTGGACGCCGACCGCTACATGCGCGCGGTCAATCTGAAGAAAAGCGCCGGCGAGCTCTATAAGGCATCGTCGCCACGCCTCAAGCGCTTCTTCGAAGTCTATGCCCGCGGGGTTAACGCTTACCTGTTCCGCTACCGCGACAAGCTGCCGGCGGACCTCGCCGCCAGCGGCTATAAACCTGAATACTGGCAACCGGAAGACTCGGCGCTGATTTTCTGCCTGCTCAACTTCAGTCAGTCAGCCAACCTGCCCGAAGAGATCTCCGCGCTGGTGCTGGCCCAAACGGTCTCCACCGACAAACTGCCATGGCTGACCCCTTCCGCCCCCGATGAACAATTGCCAGTGGCCGAAAGCGAAAAGCTGCAAGGCATCAAACTCAACGGGCAAGTACCGGGACTGGCTGAAATCAGCAAAGCCACGAGCCAGCTCGCCGAGCTGAATCTGCTCGGCGCCACTTCATCGAACAACTGGGCCATTGCCCCGCAACGCAGCCGCAGCGGCAAGAGCCTGCTGGCCAGCGACAGCCATGGGCCGATGGGCGTGCCATCGTTGTTCAGCTATGTGCAGATTCGCGCACCGAAATACCAGGCATCCGGCGTGACCATCCCCGGGTTGCCGATGGTGCTCGGCGGGTTCAACGGCAAGGTCGCGTGGAGCACGACCAGCGTCATGGGTGACAACCAGGACCTGTTCCTGGAAAAAATCAAACGCCAGGGCAATGGCCTGGTCTACGAAAACGGCGGCAAATGGCAGCCGGCGGTGGTGCGCAACGAAACCTATTTCGTCAAAGGCCAGCGGCCGATTCGCGAAGCGGTGTACGAAACCCGCCACGGCCCCCTGCTCAACAGCGCTCAGGGGCTTGCCCAGGGCAGCGGGTTCGGCCTGGCCTTGCAGACGCCGAGCTTCACCGATGACAAAACCCTGGACGCGTTTTTTGACCTGTCCCGCGCGCAGAATGTCGAGAAGGCGTCGGACGCCAGCCGAGAGATCCGCGCCATTGCGCTGAACCTGGTGTTTGCCGATGCCAGCAACATCGGCTGGCAAGTCACCGGTCGCTACCCGAACCGTCGCGAAGGCGAAGGCCTGTTGCCCTCGCCAGGCTGGGAAGGTCGCTACGACTGGGATGGCTATGCCGACCCGATGTTGCACCCCTACGATCAGGACCCGGCCCAAGGCTGGCTAGGCACCGCGAACCAACGGGTCATTCCCCATGGCTACGGCATGCAGCTGTCCAATTCCTGGTCGGCGCCGGAACGCGGCGAACGTCTGGCTGAGCTGGCCGGGGTGGGCAAGCATGACACCCGCAGCCTGATCGCGATGCAGTACGACCAGACCACCACCTTCGCCGCCAAATTAAAGAAAATGTTCGCAGCGCCGGGCATGTCCCAACCGCTCAAACAAGCCATCGCGGCCTTGCCCGCAGCGGATGGAGCCAAGGCACGCGAAGCGTTCACCCGCTTGATGGCGTTCGATGGCAAACTCAGCCCGACCTCCGCCGATGCGGCGATCTACGAGCTGTTCCTGCAGGAAAGCGCCAAGCAGATTTTCCTTGATGAACTGGGGCCAGAAAGCAGTCCGGCATGGAAGGCCTTTATCGCCAACGGCAAGTTGTCCTATGCCGCGCAGGCCGATCACCTGCTGGGCCGCGAAGACAGCCCGTTTTGGGATGACGTGCGCACCGCGCAGAAAGAAGACAAACCGGCGATCTTGGCCCGCAGCCTGGCAGCGGCGATCAGCGCCGGGGACAGCCAGCTGGGCGGCGACCACAAAGCCTGGCAGTGGGGCAAACTGCACCGCTACGAATGGAAGAATGCCAGTGGCCAAACCGTGCGCGGTCCATTGCCGGCCGGCGGCGATCACACCACGCTCAACACGGCTGCGTTCGCCTGGGGCCAGGACTTCAACACCACGCTGGCGCCTGCCATGCGCTTTATCGTCGACTTCGGCCAGGCTGAACCTCTGATGGGCCAGAATGCCACCGGCCAGTCCGGTAACCCGGCCAGCCCGAATTACCTGAACAGCATCGAGCCGTGGCTGAAAGGTCAGTATCAGAGCTTGCCGATGCAGCCGCAGAACTTTGACAAGGTGTACGGGACCAAGCGATTGACCCTGACACCTGGCAAGTAA
- a CDS encoding ABC transporter permease: MIELLQEYWKAFLYTDGQNITGLAMTLWLLSASIFFGFIVSIPLSIARVSPHSYIRWPVQFYTYLFRGTPLYIQLLICYTGIYSLAAVRAQPLLDSFFRDAMNCTILAFALNTCAYTTEIFAGAIRSMNHGEVEAAKAYGLTGWKLYAYVIMPSALRRSLPYYSNEVILMLHSTTVAFTATIPDILKVARDANSATFLTFQSFGIAALIYLTVTFALVGLFRLAERRWLAFLGPTH; this comes from the coding sequence ATGATCGAACTCCTTCAGGAATACTGGAAAGCCTTTCTCTACACCGACGGCCAGAACATCACCGGCCTGGCCATGACCCTCTGGCTGCTCAGCGCATCGATCTTCTTCGGTTTCATCGTATCGATTCCATTGTCCATCGCCCGGGTCTCGCCGCACTCCTACATTCGCTGGCCGGTGCAGTTCTACACCTACCTGTTCCGTGGCACACCACTCTATATCCAGCTGCTGATCTGCTACACCGGTATCTACAGCCTGGCCGCCGTGCGTGCGCAACCGCTGCTGGACAGTTTTTTCCGCGACGCAATGAACTGCACCATCCTGGCTTTCGCCCTGAATACTTGCGCCTATACCACGGAGATTTTCGCCGGGGCGATTCGCAGCATGAACCACGGTGAAGTCGAAGCCGCCAAGGCTTACGGCCTGACAGGCTGGAAGCTGTATGCCTACGTGATCATGCCTTCGGCCCTGCGTCGCTCGTTGCCCTACTACAGCAACGAAGTGATTCTGATGCTGCACTCGACCACCGTGGCGTTCACCGCGACCATCCCGGACATCCTGAAAGTCGCTCGGGACGCCAACTCGGCGACCTTCCTGACCTTCCAGTCGTTCGGCATCGCCGCCCTGATCTACCTGACCGTCACCTTTGCGCTGGTCGGCCTGTTCCGTCTCGCCGAACGCCGATGGCTGGCCTTCCTCGGGCCGACCCACTAG
- the dcd gene encoding dCTP deaminase: MSIKSDKWIRRMAQEHGMIEPFVERQVRGSDDSRVISYGVSSYGYDVRCTNHFKVFTNINSAIVDPKNFDAGSFVDIHSDVCIIPPNSFALASTVEYFRIPRNVLTICLGKSTYARCGIIVNVTPLEPEWEGHVTLEFSNTTNLPAKIYANEGVAQMLFLESDEECEVSYKDRGGKYQGQRGVTLPRT, encoded by the coding sequence ATGAGCATCAAATCGGACAAGTGGATTCGCCGCATGGCGCAAGAGCACGGCATGATCGAGCCCTTCGTGGAGCGTCAGGTGCGCGGCAGCGACGATAGCCGTGTGATCTCCTATGGCGTGTCCAGCTACGGCTACGATGTGCGTTGCACCAATCATTTCAAGGTCTTCACCAACATCAATTCGGCTATCGTCGACCCGAAAAACTTCGATGCTGGCAGCTTCGTCGACATCCACAGCGACGTATGCATCATTCCACCGAACTCCTTCGCCCTGGCCAGCACCGTCGAATACTTCCGCATTCCACGTAATGTGCTGACCATTTGCCTGGGTAAAAGTACCTACGCGCGTTGCGGCATCATCGTCAACGTCACGCCGCTCGAGCCTGAGTGGGAAGGTCACGTGACCCTGGAATTTTCCAACACCACCAACCTGCCGGCGAAAATCTACGCCAATGAAGGCGTGGCACAGATGCTGTTCCTTGAGTCTGACGAAGAGTGTGAAGTGTCTTACAAGGACCGTGGCGGCAAGTATCAGGGCCAGCGTGGCGTGACCCTGCCGCGGACCTGA
- a CDS encoding ABC transporter permease: protein MFENLLQNLGLSAFSLKGFGPLLMEGTWMTIKLSAMSLLVAVLLGLLGASAKLSKVKLLRLPAQCYTTLIRGVPDLVLMLLIFYSLQTWLTSFTDYMEWEYIEINPFSAGVLTLGFIYGAYFTETFRGAILAVPRGQVEAATAYGLKRGQRFRIVVFPQMMRYALPGIGNNWMVMLKATALVSIIGLADLVKAAQDAGKSSYQLFYFLVLAALIYLAITSASNFILRWLERRYAAGTREAVR from the coding sequence ATGTTTGAAAACCTCCTACAAAATCTGGGGCTCTCAGCCTTCAGCCTCAAGGGCTTCGGTCCGTTGCTGATGGAAGGCACCTGGATGACCATCAAATTATCGGCGATGTCGCTGCTGGTGGCCGTATTGCTCGGCCTGCTCGGCGCCAGTGCCAAACTGTCAAAAGTCAAACTGCTGCGCTTGCCTGCCCAGTGCTACACCACGCTGATTCGCGGGGTGCCGGATCTGGTGCTGATGCTCCTGATTTTCTACAGCCTGCAAACCTGGCTGACATCGTTCACCGACTACATGGAATGGGAATACATCGAGATCAACCCGTTCAGCGCCGGTGTTTTGACCCTGGGCTTCATTTACGGCGCGTACTTCACCGAAACGTTCCGCGGCGCGATCCTAGCCGTGCCTCGCGGCCAGGTTGAAGCCGCCACCGCCTACGGCCTCAAACGCGGCCAGCGTTTCCGCATCGTGGTGTTCCCACAGATGATGCGCTACGCCCTGCCGGGTATCGGCAACAACTGGATGGTCATGCTCAAGGCCACCGCGCTGGTATCGATCATAGGCCTGGCCGACCTGGTCAAGGCCGCGCAGGACGCCGGTAAAAGCAGCTACCAGCTGTTCTATTTCCTGGTACTCGCCGCCCTGATCTACCTGGCGATCACCAGTGCCTCCAACTTCATTCTGCGCTGGCTGGAACGCCGCTACGCCGCGGGTACACGGGAGGCCGTGCGATGA